From the Mangifera indica cultivar Alphonso chromosome 10, CATAS_Mindica_2.1, whole genome shotgun sequence genome, one window contains:
- the LOC123227703 gene encoding basic blue protein-like: MKYHRMIFTYHSLVVSLFLMINLSFLKGIKSEVYTVGDEQQWNTETNFDSWAHEYNFTVGDVLVFKYNKGEHNVYEVTEATYRSCNASNGVLSEYDTGNDQVMLAEAKKYWFICNVAGHCLGGMRFGVDVKEASSFYTNFTNDSPLPSGGPTGYSSVSHAFQRWKIGFLFVSSAVLLLKLY, from the exons atgaaATATCATAGGATGATCTTCACATATCATAGTTTAGTagtttctctctttcttatGATTAATCTTTCCTTCTTGAAGGGCATCAAGTCTGAAGTTTATACAGTTGGTGATGAGCAGCAGTGGAACACAGAAACCAATTTTGACTCCTGGGCTCATGAGTACAATTTCACTGTCGGTGATGTTCTTG TTTTCAAGTACAACAAGGGGGAGCATAATGTTTATGAAGTTACGGAGGCCACATATAGATCTTGTAATGCCAGCAATGGAGTTTTGAGTGAATATGATACTGGAAACGATCAAGTCATGCTCGCAGAGGCGAAGAAGTATTGGTTTATTTGTAATGTTGCAGGTCACTGCCTTGGAGGAATGAGGTTCGGCGTTGATGTAAAAGAAGCTTCTTCCTTTTATACAAATTTCACAAATGATTCACCATTACCATCTGGGGGACCAACTGGTTATTCTTCTGTAAGCCATGCTTTTCAAAGATGGAAAATTGGGTTT